A window from Thalassophryne amazonica chromosome 15, fThaAma1.1, whole genome shotgun sequence encodes these proteins:
- the LOC117527144 gene encoding uncharacterized protein C1orf115-like, whose amino-acid sequence MKHKSLSLRLFDRNAALPVESLSVRAAKYRQHEDAVDQPADRPREMHYREIHFAFQLDGYEPLTEDEEVKEDKKKRKKEKYKKVKKNVGKVLRSSWKCFMLGMYNFAFTYSTPITVAAAFIPDYHVNGSRG is encoded by the exons ATGAAGCACAAATCACTTTCATTAAGACTTTTTGACAGAAATGCAGCATTACCAGTTGAGTCTCTGAGCGTACGAGCAGCAAAGTACCGACAACACGAGGACGCTGTGGATCAGCCGGCAGACAGACCAAGAGAGATGCACTACCGAGAAATTCATTTTGCCTTCCAGCTGGATGGATACGAGCCGCTGACAGAGGATGAAGAGGTGAAAGAAGACAAAAagaaaaggaagaaagaaaagtaCAAAAAAGTCAAAAAG AATGTGGGCAAGGTGTTGCGCTCCAGCTGGAAGTGTTTCATGCTTGGCATGTACAATTTTGCCTTCACCTACTCGACTCCAATCACAGTGGCGGCGGCGTTCATCCCCGACTATCATGTCAATGGAAGCAGAGGCTGA